TGCGAGCTGCACCCGTACCGTGGTCACCGGCCGTTAGTTCTCTGATGCGGTACGCTTCAAGTGATCTCCCGATTGCGGCTGAAATTACGACGGAACAGAACACGCAGACGATCAAGTGTTTGAAGGTGAAGTATGGTTGGAGTATGAAGGCTCTGATCAATACTCGGCTGCTGGTGCAGCGTGTACTGAAGCTTCACTATCCGGAGATGTTGGCCGACATACAGGCGATCGTGAAAACTAATCCGACGTTAGCGTTTACGACGGATGTGAGCGTAATGGTGAAGTTGGCCGAGTATGGAGACGTTATTGCGGCCGCACAGTATCTGGACGGGTTGGAAAAGAAGCGGCGGGATGAATGCTGCCGGAGCAGTATTGCAATGATGATTGTAAGTGTATAGTTATCGCCACTTCCTTTTTGATCCCCCACTGATAATTTATAACCCCccaatttataaaatatcccATTAATCAAAAATGACTTGACTGTTATGGAGTTGCTGCCCTAACCTCTTTTGTACAAAAGATCCTCTTTTGTAGATCATTCCACAAACTAACAAACCTGCACTCCTTTTTTACACAGCGCATGATCGATGGAGGAAAACTTTCAAATGACATGTCAACGGCGTACCTGGAAGCCCTGACCATGCTGAAGCGTCGTGCCACCCCTGACCAACAAACGGCCATCCAACAGATCGCCAACATCGTGCAACTTCGTACCGAGTTTGGATTGTCCGTGTCCTGTCTCAGCTACGGCAACCCAACCGAACGCAACGGCCTCCTACTCAACGGCATTAAATACATTCTACACAAGCTTCAACCGAATCGTGACCAGTTTCTCGATCTGTTGCTGGGTGCATTAAGACGCCTCTCATCCCTGTTGGGCATTCATCTACTCGACTCGCTGTACGAAGTGATGGCTCTCCTGAAGAACGTCCATCTGAGCTGTCTGCTAGCGGGACAGCTTGTCGAAATGACCGATCTACGGCAACCGGGAGCCTTCCTTTCGGTGCATCGGATCGTTTCACTGCTGCTCGCGCAGCAGATGCAAAGTATGCAGTCAAGTGAGTGTTACGCCTGGATGGAGGATCCATTCACGTTTCCCGTATGTCGTGAGCTACTGTATCAAACGGCAACTGACTGTCCGAAGCAAGTAGCTGTCCGGTTGGAGCTACTGCGCTGGATTAAACTCGGTGCCCGGTGCTATCCGGTAGGCATCGAGGAAGAATTTGGCAAACGTACCACCATGCCGGAAACGGTTTTTAGCACCATCTACGCACAGCTAGCGGACGATGGTTTGACTAAACAGAATGGCATCAATGGTGTACTACCTCCCAAGGGTACCAAGCGCGAATCACTCTCAACGTTCGATGTAGTAAACGATGATTTCAATCAGGTCAGTGTGCCCCGCAACAGGCACGTACAGGAACAGGAAACGATCGTGCAATGCGTTGGGTTGGCACTACAGATGGTGCTAATGCGTGTGAAAGGTGATACACGGTCGAATGGCACATTCGCACATTTGCTATCACTGATCGGACACCAGGATGAGGTAGCCGTATCTACCACTTTTCAGACCACTCTTGATGGATTGATTCGTGCGAAGCAGTACCCACCGGTTATCGGAATTGTGCACATGTTGCGATCGTACCAATCAACAGTTGGACTGCTAATTCCCACCCCGTACTCAGAGAATATTTGCCGCAAGGCGATCAAGTACATGCTCTCGCAAAAGGAACCAAACTACAGCAGTAAGTACttcatgcttttttatttcactcttCGCTTTGGTGCTTTAATTAATACAGCGTTCAATTCAAGCGCTGCATTTTCCTCATTTACTCCACTATTAGTATTATAATCCCTCGACAACATGGTTTCCTCCCTAAGTGTTCCACTATATTCAATATTTAATGTGTAATACTTCATTCATACCCCTCGCAACTCATACCTTCATACCCATATTGTTTCATAGTTGAGTTCCTTTTTATCTGTCTTcacgttcttttttcgtttcccttcTTCTCAATCGCctagattttcctgctctcctaTCCTCAATCCCATTTCTATGCTCCTTCTCGTTCTCTGCGCCCTCGTACTCACTTAATTGTCTCACACAGGCGCTCTGGTCCGTGATGTGGTTAGTTTCAACGTATcgacaaaacataaataaataatgatatTGATAAATTTGCACTTAATACTTTCTTCCGATCAGGTGCCATCATGACACTCTTTACATGCGAACAACGTGACGCCTGTCTGGAGTATCTGCAAAACAATCTGACGAACGAATCGCAACGCATCGCACTACACACGATGCTCGAGTTCTACTACTTCACCATCGGCCAGGAAGGAAAAGCAGTCGAGGAGCGTAACCAGCGGCTCCGCTACACCCTGTTTTACGAACTGTGCAAACTCGACCCATCGCTCAAGGCTAAGAAATCCTTCATCTTCCACTCGCAGTCTGATCTGATGAAAGAACTCAAGCAAAAGGTGATCAGCGTTAAGCTGTTGCGCAAGTTAAGCGACGCCTTCGGTTGGGACTATCAGCAGATGCTCGTATCGCAGGTGATCACACTTTTGAGTCAGCAGGAGCTGACCTTTACCGTGCGCACGGATCCGTACGGTCAGGAAGTGGTCGTTATAAATCAAAACGCAGAAACGATGCTGGCACAGGTGCAACCGTACTTGGCAGAGATTGACAACCATGTACTGCTCTGCACGAAGCTTACGAAGTACATGGAGCAGGCGAACGGCTACTTTTACGAGCAGTTCTTCTGCATCCTCGAGATACTGTCCCAGTACAGCGAGACAAAGGAAGACACTGCGAGCTGGAGCACTATGCTGAACTTCTTGACGAATCAACTGACCGGACGCCGTCGGCAACGTCCAGGGCAGGCCGAACTGGAAGCTTGGACGCGGCTACATTCGGACGGTGATATGTTGCCAGAGATTGCCAAGTATCGGTACCCGTTCATGCTGATACTGCGCCATCCGTTGAAGGTACTGCTGAAGGAGGACATTTCGATCGAGAACTATCACAAACTGCTGATACTGGTGTCGATGAAGGCGTCGGCGGAAGGTTTGGATGGGCAAGAGATGAACGATTACTTCTGCCGATCGGCCGTTATTAATTCGCTGAACGAGTACAAGATACAGAATAGAGAAAAATCGCAACACTCCGAATGGCACCGACAGTCGAAGAACAAAGCTTTTCTCCAATCGGTAAGTCTTTAACTGATGGGTTGATCTAgcgatatttttatattattttcctcGTCCCAATGTTGTCTGGGAACGCGTAAAAAACCCCTCGGGACAAGAACAATTTGGGAACGCATCGAAAATCTCTGGATTCTCTTCAATATTATCTCTTCCGTGTCTTCTTCCTTCAGATACTTCGCATCGTCGACAGTGTGTGTGATTTATCGATCAAGCTCTACATCCTGTATTACATCACTTGCAACGCGCTCGATGGTGACGATCAGGTGAGTGCTGCGTACGCGTGCTATCAGTTTGCACGCAAGCATGAGTCGAGCCTGATCGGCAACCCGGAAGCGAAGGATAAGATCGAAAAGATCTATCGCAAGTATCCTGTGCTAAAAACGCAACAGTTGCTCCAGCAGAACGGTGTTACGGATGAGAAACAGTACCAGCTGGTGAAGAACCCGCAGGAACTGATCCAGGCACTGTACACCGAGTCTTGCTTCCAGAAGGTGAACGTCAACGAGCTGGCCACCATTATCGGTCAACTGCACGATTTGGACGTGGAAGCGATCCAGATGGGACTGTTGCAGAAATGGCTCACGATGTTCGGTGGTTCGGGTATGGTGGCGGCTGCCGCCGATGGGTTCAGCAACGGTAGTGGAATGCTAGAGGAAACGCTCTACGATGATCATAACATGTCCGATGCGAGCCAGGAAGATGAATCGAACGTGCACGAGTGTATGGCACGTGCGTACTACATCCTTAGCAGCTGGCAGCGTTCGAAGAGTGTCGAGTTTCTTGTGGCGGAACTTAACTCCAGCCTGGACGCGTCACATGGTGCATTGGACGTGAGCAAACAGTTGCAGATCTATCAATGCTTTAGCAAGCTGGTCGACGATAACTGTACTACGTACCGGGAGTTCTTTACCCAACGGCGGTACGTTGCGCTCAAGTGTGTCCATCTGCTAAAAACGCTCGGCATGCATACGATTTCGGTTGCACGGTTTGAAGAGGCGGACAAAATGGCGATGCTTAAAATGCTGTGGCAATCGCACGCCACCAATCCGAAGGGACTCGAGGTGTTGGCGCTCATCTGCATCGGGTACGACATCTACGTGCCACAGATCTGGAACGGAATTCTCAAGCAGATGGCACGATTGGGATTGGTGGGACATTTGCGTGCGCTGATAGATATTGTCACTGCTCACCGGCAGCTCTTTGGGTTGGAAGGATACCGGATGGCTTGGGAGTTGCTTATAAAGGAACCGTTCCGTAGTGCCAATAGGGAACAGTCGCTAACGGAGGATGCACTGCTCGCTCGGTCGCTGGTGATGGTGCAAAAGTGTCCGATTTCGTTCCGGCTAAATTTGATTGAGATTGCAGACGTTTGTGTGAACGTGAATCGAATCAATATGGCTGCCATACTGCTAGGATTTTGTGACGAAGAGCAACGGGAAACACTCAAGAAGGTATGGATAAAAAATGTGGGGACAGGATAAAGCAGTCGTACTTCCAAATTCTAACTATTTATCTCATCCATAAATTCAGCTAATTACAACGATTGCTGTCCCTAACTTGCACGATCAAATACGGGAACTGGAAGAGTTTGGGCTAGCCACAACGATCACGAAAGCTGTTTGCCGGGAACTCTTGGAATAATTCGAGCGATTCGTTTAAGGACGACCACAAACACCACACATTTACTGTCGTTTGGGATGcatacaatattttatttttcttttctttttaaataaattaatattaaaatgaaatcttACACGCGCATACACAGCGAGCCACCCAAGGAGAATATTAAGACGCTAATCTGTACTACGTTTCTAAATTCTATCACTTTTAGCTTCATCAAACGCTACCGCTAGGGTCGGCATCATTCGCTTCAGTTTGTCCATTTCGCGTTGATACACGCCGTGACAGTGGCTAACCCGAAGCCACCGCAATGCCGGAAACCGTTTGACCAGTATTAGCAGGTGAGTTTCCTCCAACTGAAAATAGGGAAAAAAATGCTGTTTAATTATCTTGTATTGTATGGATTGTATGGAAGTTTGCTAGTAGGTGGTGGTCAGAcgaaaaaatgtaatattaATTTCCAAGGATTAGTTTTGGAATATAGAATGGGATATAATGAAATGGAATACCTTTGAAGTGACAAACTTCGAGAGGTAGAAACGGCTCAAGAACCTGTTATTGCTTCCTAGGAACCAAGAAATCGGATAATTTTAGCTGTAATGTACGGTGTATATTATTTACCAGCATCTGATTTAGGCATTGTTAAGCTATGTTGCAGTCCATTCAGTTACAAAAATGTAGGAAGACGATGAACATTAGACCGACCACCAAGAACACTAGGATTACACTTACCCTCCGGTAAAAAGCGATCACCATCCGCTCAACACTGTACGTCGGCGTTAGCTGCAGCATCTCCGGATATACCTTCACATTCATCAGCGTCAACGTTCGCATCCGATGGAACGCCATGAGTCCTTCGATGCCCTCGAGGTACGTGCCGGGCAGTTCGGCCGATCCGAGCTCTAACGATTCAAGTGCCGGCAGGTGTACGCTCTGTAGATTCACCCGACACGCCACAATGCGTAACCGTTTCAGTCGGGTTAGACTCGCGATATGCTTTAGCTCGATCGTACCTTCGGCTACTTCGAGCGATAGTTCGCTCAGCTGCTTCAAACTGTCCGCAATGGTGTGCAGCACGTAACTGTCGATAAACTTTACACGCAGCTCTAGCCGTTGCAGCTGGTCCAACCGCTTGAAGAACGCTATGCTAATGTTACGCTCACTCTTGGTCATACCCTTCTGACGTCGATCAATCGCAAGTTCGCGCAGATTGGTTGGCTTAAGGTGGTAGAAAAAGAAGCTCTCCTTCGCATCAAACACGATGCTAAGTGTGTGGAGCTGTTGGACGAAGTGAAGCAGAAATTCCAGATGCTCCTCGGACAGAACGTGCAGATGTAGCCGGGAAAGTTTCGGTGCCACGAGCCACAGGTCCTGGACGCCACTGCACACGAGGTTCAACGATAGGAGCTGATCCATCTGCAGTGTAAGGGGTTTACGCGGATGTTCCGTACGGCAACTGCCGGTCAGATGGAAGGTTTGAACGGTGCGAAGATTTATGAACTGGTGCTCTTCGCACAACGCTACCCAGCGCGGATCATTTGGGAAGGCTAGGTGTAGCTTCACGGTGGACGGTGTTGGGACGATGGTCGGTAGTAGGCGCAACCCTTTGAAAGCATCTCCATTGATGGCGTTGTCCAGTTTGATCGTTAGATTCGGGTAGATGCGATGAAACAGGTGCTTGTGAAGTACAAGCGTACGTTGTCCATCGATCAGGAGCGATACATGGCGGGTAATGTACCGGTCCGAGAGTAGGACGGCGTTCCATCGTCGACACACCAATGATAGATTGCGTCGCGTCCGATAATCCAGATTATCAAATATCTGCTCCAAAATCTGTAACCATGATGGAGGGATGAGTCGCTATTTTCGGATGAGTAGATTTTCGGCCACTGGGTCACTAGAGCCTTACCTCATTGGGCATCTGATTAAAGTTCGCCATCTCTGTAACGCCCACACGAAATGCCAGGAATGCTCCAATCACTTCCGGGACCGGAACAAACCTCCACTGATCCCTCTATTTACACACAGCCTCAAAAAACCGTTTCTCCCAGCGAGAGATGTATCACATGATAGCAACAAACGCCGGGTCACTCTCACAATACTGTCAATCCGACGTACTGCGTGTGTAAAGCGCTATTTCTCCCCTGCGTTTTTCGGCTAATTATCGGTTCGACCATCTATTTCGCTAGCATTCGTTTTATCATGTTCACCGATTCACCGTACGCAACGATAAGGGACGTTTTGAGGCGTACCATTATTTCCTGTCCTGGACAATAACACAACAATCGTGGATtgcgtttgtttatgtttatgcgTGCGTGCTGTGTTGGGTGGGTTGGTGGGAGTGAGCATATTTGGGATAGTGGGATTTTTTGATTCCGTTTTTCCGCACATAGGTCAATCGTCTGGTGAACGCCAGGAACAACCTGGGATGACATGTGATGCAACGAAAGTGTTTGGAAGATGTTTCGGTGTGAAACAGTAATTCTTTCGTTGTGCAAGGAAACCAAATATCAATTTATTTGTGTCAATTTACAGAAGAGCTATGGTCACGTTTACATCGTAGTGGTTACCTTAACCGTTAAACaggtttttgaaaaagttCTTCTGAAAACCTTATGCAAGAATGATCGTCACAAGAACCAGATGTTTAAAGTTCTTTACTTTAAAGGAGTGGTAGCTGCAGCTACAGTTACATCCGAATTTATCCTCAAAGTAATCCTCTTCCCTGGAAACCAACTCTTCATGGATTGTCTCACTTCAGAAGTTCAGACATCCAACGAAAGATCTGCAGCTATGAACGATCATATGTAACATGCGCTAGGGCTAGTAACCGATCCGGCAATATCAAATGGATCCTAACTTCTGGTAGTAATTTCGCTCTCTACCTGATATTCTAACTTGCCTAAAAGTTGCCGACCAAAATGTTCCTACGCAAAACTTTCCTTCTTTGGCATCCTTGGCCTAACACCTAGTAAGTCACGCCgttcatcgaatggcttactatctGAAGACCACCACAATTGTTGCCTCTATCACCGGAACGCACCAGAAAACTAGATCATATGAATCACttgtagataaaaaaaacatccgaaTCGAACGTAATTAAACCCTCCCCCATTGTCTTCGCATTATTACTCAATCTGTTTGTGTGACCAAGCGGGAGAAACAGATGGATCAGCCTATGTCACGAGAGACCTATGAAaaggcaaacaacaacataatTTAAACTCAAAGACATTCGCGACATTCTACGGGGCCGGAAGTTCGTCTCCACTTAAATGTAAGCTGATCGTTCCTAacgacttcttttttttttcttcttcttctacacaCCCCTTTCTGCACATGAAAACGACATCATTCTTTACTCAGATTACCAGTATCGATGCCACCTAAGCCGAAACATATAAATGCCTTTTTGCACATTCTCTGAGTTTCTCCACCGGAAACATGTGTGAGAAGGGCTGATAATACTGGCTCTTGTTTAATACGTTATCCGACGAAGTGAAAATTAAGTTACTGGTTTCGCCTTTTTCTAAATTCGTACAATGaggttgtaattttttttaatttttttattaacaataTTTTAGCTGACCGTACGGCAACGAGCCGTcgtttttgaaacaaacaaataaatcattttgaagCTGCGTTGAATCTGGATGACCCAGAAGTCTGTCGAAGGCCGAAAAGAGCAAGTGTTCCGTGTCTAATGGAAGAATGCTTATATTACAATTTATGTTCTTTAAAATGATGATAAATATGAGATGGAAGACACTTTTCCTTCATTCCTATATCCctaatattttaaaagcattttacaGTGTGATGCCAACATTGCGTTGCAACGTTGCAAAAAATAGTTACATCTTTGCATCTTTGCTCTTGTCTCCAATCAAATAATCCCCCCACTTTTTTTCTGCCCAAAGTTTCGTCGGGTTCATCGGGTCACTCCAGCTATACTATATGTCAGTCAAGCAAAATTTCTTGACTTTTGGCAGATTCTGTTGCGTAGAATTCGGTTTCCTTTTTGTAGGTGTGCGCCTGTCAGGATGCTGCCGTTGATATTGTACAACTTCCGCCACTAGCTCCTTACTGTCAATGGGCGTACGTAGCGTGGGCACACTGGCTTGAGGAGCATTCCGTCGTAAGTTAACGACGGTATCCGGATAATAGAACGTGTTTCGTAAGAGATTATACGTATCGAGCAGATTGCGTCGATCAAAAGTGTACGGGTTGCGATAGTTTGGTGTTGTTCGTTCGGTCATGGTGGGTAGCACGACGGGTTGCAAGTATAGTGGCTTATTTTCCTTTACCGTTTCCTCGTCGAATAGTTTTTGTAAATTAAGTCGTTCGATCGTTTCCGGTGGTTTAGCTACAGTAACAGAAGGGATTAGCTGCTGCGCCACGTAGCTGCACAGATGAAAGCGGCTTTTTTGAGCTTCGTGTTGTAAATGGACCAGCTGATTGAATAGGGCAGCATTCAGAAAGTACATCTTATCGGGTGGTATTAACCCTCTGAGCATGGATTCCTCCACTATCCCCGTTAACGCTTTGCGTAAGTAAAAACAGTAGTACTTGGGCACTGTGGAAATGTAGTGCTTCAAAGCGTAATGCAATTGTCTGTTTGGTACATTTAACTGAGTACGATTGTCCGTCAACAAGCGATTTAGTGCCATGTAGTCGTACGGTAGTACGTAGAGAAATATTCTATTCGACTCTTTTTTAAGGTAGCCGAAGGGTTGCTCTACCTGGTCCATGGTCGATACGATCTCCACAGGCCATACCTTGCCGTAGTCCATTACAGGCAAGGTGGTGGTATCGTGTTCCTTGCATACCCTCAGCTGGTATCTATCGATCGGAACACCGACACTCCATACTGGTTCGGTGCAACACTTGGACAGTATGCGCACCACCGGATGCGCATCGCGTGGAGTTAGTGTGGTTTGACCATCCCTCAGCCAATACGATTCGGGAAATGGCCACCAACTCTTCTTGCTACAGCAGGCGATGGCACACTTCGTTGTGTGCAGCTCAATGGTAGATAAATCTCCGGTTTCGTTGGACTTTTTAGCTTCATGTACAAAATCTACCATCAGCTCTAGCTTCAGGCTATTCATTACCTTCGCGATAGAGCGATGCAAACATTTCTTGCTGTTAATCGCCATGCACCATCCACCCGTTTTGCGACAAAATTGCGAAACAAATGGCGTACACACGGTACTTCCTAGAATCAAGCCGAACAGTCGCTGATCCCAGCGAAACGATTCCTTCGTCAATGGCGGTCCAGTTAAGGTTAGGTGAGGCGGCGTCATTGGCTCTTCGATGATTACCGGGTTGGGACGATAGTTTGTAATGAGTATGACAAAACTATACATAGTATTGGACGGACTTCTTCCACACCCGTACGTATCCATGCCAACCGTTCTACGCTCCTGGTTGAGCAGCTCGAACGCATTATCAAGGGCAACCGTTTCTGGAACGCTTCCAGTGCACTGCAAATTTTTCAATGCCTCGTTAAACTGGTCCTTGCTTTCCTTCCAGCCCGCCTTTACGTGGTTCGGCGGTGTGTCGTACGTTAGCAGCATGTACCGATCGAGCTTTCTATTCTCGTGTGACTCACGAAGCTTCAGCATCGATTCAACCATCCGTTTCGCGAGATTTATGTAGGAATAGCGCAcctcattcagcatcgtctgCTGCAACATCAGTGGACCATTGTCCACTAGAAAAATTATCACAGTCATATTGGAGCGCCTAtgctctaaaaaaaaacgacacaaagATAGGACAACACATTTTGAATGCACTGCACACTTGTGTTTAAAGATGagtgtaataaaattatacGCTTACGCTTACAGTTCAGCTGTTGCACGCAATAAATTGTGTagtattgtaaataaattgtgtAGTATTGTAAATAACTAGCTGGATATCACGACACGAAGAACTTTTCCAACGGCATCAAAAGAACACTTTCCCTGTGTTGTCACAACTTCCAAATGAATAGCACGGAGAAtacttggtgatggttttagttatttattttgtccaaaactttaaaacggtGCCACCTATTCCCCGTTTATCTCGCTACTGCCGGGTTGACCCATCTTTGACCGCTACCTGTCCCAACCATTGTTCTGACAGCTGTCCCTCGTACGTCAGTTCCCCAactgtcattttccttcctaacaTTCCCCCAGCCCGTGACCAACTATGTATGGTCACCCTGTATTTATGTCGAGTAATGCTAGTTTCGCTACCGGTCTTCTTAGCGTTCCTGTGGTGGTGCGAACCCACGCTTGTCGCACATGCCCATCAACTCCTGTAATAACTCCTTCTACCATACCCCTCTTCCAGTTGTTCCTAATTGTCCCTCCTACTATCAGTACCAAATCCCCTGTCCTTACCTCTCGGACATTTTCAAACCACTTACATCGACGCGTGATTACTGGAAGGTACTCCTTAATCCACCTTCTCCACATCCTATCTAGGATATGTTGCGCTAACTTCCAATTCCCCCTTAGGCTGTCTCTATAGTTAGTGGGTAGTACCGGCCGTTGTTTAACTCCCGAAGAACTTCCCAACAGGAAGTGATTTGGTGTAATCGCCTCTCGGTTCTCCGGATCTAACGGTACGTACGTCAACGGTCTAGAGTTGATCATGGCCTCAGCATCGTACAATATGGTCTCGAATGTCTCGTCATTCGGTAAATTCCTTACCTCCATTACCGTGCTGATCGCAGCCTTCACTGAGCGCACCATACGCTCCCATGCGCCTCCCATATGGGGAGCACCAGGCGGGTTGAAGTTCCAACGGGTGTGTTCATTGGTGAAAGTCGTTGCCAGGATTTCATTACGCTGCTCGATTTCTTTCCGAAGTTGTCTGCTAGCGCCCACGAAGTTGGTCCCGTTGTCACTGAAGATTTCTATCGGTGCACCTCGCCTCGCCACGAATCGCCTGACCGCCATTATGCATGATTCTGTCGCTAGGCTATGCACTACCTCCAAATGGATCGCTCGTATGGTCAAACAGGTGAATACGGCAACCCATCTCTTTTCATTCGACCTTCCTCTCTTTACCAATACCGGGCCAAAGTAGTCGAGTCCAACGAAGGTAAACGCCCGGACGAACGGTGCCAGTCTCTCCTTTGGTAGCGGTGCCATTGGTGGTACTTGTGGTAGTGCCCGCCGGATTGCACAGAACACACAATTCCTCACCGTTTTCGCAACTAACGCTCGCAGCCTCGGGATCTGGAACTGTTGTCGTACCTCGTTCACTACTGTTTCGTTATTGGCGTGGCGATAGACTCGATGATAACGCTCCACTATTAGCTCAGCCAATTTAGAGTTCCCCGGTAGAATTACTGGATACTTTGCGGAATAGGGTACTTCCGCCGCTTCTCCTATTCTTCCTCGCATCCGTAAAACGCCTTCTTCATCCAGAAATGGCAATAGCTTGTATATACGGCTTTGTTTAGCTACCGTCCCGCGGGGTACTTCATCGCCATTTTGGGTGCTCAGGACACGAATTTCCTCCGAGTAGAATATCCACTGGGTCTGTTTCCACAAGATGATGTTAGCCTTATAGAGTTCCTCGTGGCTGAGAACTCCTCCCAGAACTGACTCGCTTCTCCTCTTCTTGTCCAGGTTGCCTACATAACGCACAAGCCACCCAATTGTCCGTTGCAGTCTCTCCAGCCTGCTAAACCGTTCATAAGGTATGAGTAACAGTCTGGTATCAGGGCCCTCGGTGTGAAGATTTACCCGCCGTATTTCTTCTCCCGTGCCTGTGTCGGTCGATCTTTGTTGCGGCCAGTCGTCCTCTCCGTTCAGCAAGAATTCCGGCCCTTTAAACCAGATTCCGTCGTAGTCGAAGTTCGGCCTACCCTTCCACTTCGTTGCCTCATCCGCTGGGTTGTGGTCTGTCGGCACCCATCGCCACTCATCCACTGCCGTGCTCTCCAGAATCTCGACTACTCTATGGGCAACGAAGGGTTTGTAGTTTCGGGGATCCGCTCTTATCCATGACAGAGCGACCGTGCTATCAGTCCAGAGCACTCGTCGTGTCACACGAATTGGATGGTGTTCCTGCGTGTAGCGCAAGAACCGTGCGCCTAACACGCAACCTTGGAGTTTTAGCTTCGGTATCGTAAGGGGCTTTAATGGCGCCACCTTAGCCTTTCCTCCAACCAGGGTGCACTGCGGTTCACCGGACTCATCGATCGTGCGAAGATAAAGAGCGCAT
This genomic window from Anopheles maculipalpis chromosome 2RL, idAnoMacuDA_375_x, whole genome shotgun sequence contains:
- the LOC126567577 gene encoding kinetochore-associated protein 1, which produces MWSCVEPVASIDESIVGVFCTSGLLRISTPKTVLKTPNINGILQNNRLIISIDNALILYEDEKRCKQGQFVDAGYPVEVIAVSTSGNIIVCGLSNGTIVVLHISGMIVFAIELPNADSVTDETTTFAGIFDEGNGWFLLHTTKGLLYRLILDEAKIVESIASGSYQQKDAAEYAHYEKLIRKQFKDPIVCFIPIRQCSNSGRNACPLPLIAAANQHSIYFYRETNVEIVPLKPEYNGVKKMFTLMGCKYALTYSGQLFEICPLTKLMSELPCTFRIEELVILEATGEIIELLITTKPDTNGKILMKIVSFPSMEIRQEMEMSEHTWLVQQPKNAANIYYIAGLTHQEPVVQEFELKILSETDPSLRLVKLIKIGRLDEAEEFAKQFELDVQLVHQARAKLLLDSLGTSSHEEETFRNLMKVLMDINDPLFLTSVRDTSIANRNMKKRFLQFLLGKVSAAQNIEMESVIDINERLLRMETLKLIDPYEIDQDWQQFVYHDNLLQLCTEVFQKDMDAACLIWSRHIACILPQLDDSKVALLLRAIPKETSPLHVVQWLLHFVSPILHHQPQLMHLLVQFIVTRTKSFQKLAGWPMIGLTFIEDVIKLLQEVKFPLVDLRLQYDSNMEELQRMAHALRDLVTLKQQFNLQASLDCYMQEDVNSTAFRLLQITPLNLLSRIVTEFLYKFFIGKEQLLYDQIVRYVMFLLANQHNSFWDQRCVTLVELLYDEPLQLQTVLAILRAAPVPWSPAVSSLMRYASSDLPIAAEITTEQNTQTIKCLKVKYGWSMKALINTRLLVQRVLKLHYPEMLADIQAIVKTNPTLAFTTDVSVMVKLAEYGDVIAAAQYLDGLEKKRRDECCRSSIAMMIRMIDGGKLSNDMSTAYLEALTMLKRRATPDQQTAIQQIANIVQLRTEFGLSVSCLSYGNPTERNGLLLNGIKYILHKLQPNRDQFLDLLLGALRRLSSLLGIHLLDSLYEVMALLKNVHLSCLLAGQLVEMTDLRQPGAFLSVHRIVSLLLAQQMQSMQSSECYAWMEDPFTFPVCRELLYQTATDCPKQVAVRLELLRWIKLGARCYPVGIEEEFGKRTTMPETVFSTIYAQLADDGLTKQNGINGVLPPKGTKRESLSTFDVVNDDFNQVSVPRNRHVQEQETIVQCVGLALQMVLMRVKGDTRSNGTFAHLLSLIGHQDEVAVSTTFQTTLDGLIRAKQYPPVIGIVHMLRSYQSTVGLLIPTPYSENICRKAIKYMLSQKEPNYSSAIMTLFTCEQRDACLEYLQNNLTNESQRIALHTMLEFYYFTIGQEGKAVEERNQRLRYTLFYELCKLDPSLKAKKSFIFHSQSDLMKELKQKVISVKLLRKLSDAFGWDYQQMLVSQVITLLSQQELTFTVRTDPYGQEVVVINQNAETMLAQVQPYLAEIDNHVLLCTKLTKYMEQANGYFYEQFFCILEILSQYSETKEDTASWSTMLNFLTNQLTGRRRQRPGQAELEAWTRLHSDGDMLPEIAKYRYPFMLILRHPLKVLLKEDISIENYHKLLILVSMKASAEGLDGQEMNDYFCRSAVINSLNEYKIQNREKSQHSEWHRQSKNKAFLQSILRIVDSVCDLSIKLYILYYITCNALDGDDQVSAAYACYQFARKHESSLIGNPEAKDKIEKIYRKYPVLKTQQLLQQNGVTDEKQYQLVKNPQELIQALYTESCFQKVNVNELATIIGQLHDLDVEAIQMGLLQKWLTMFGGSGMVAAAADGFSNGSGMLEETLYDDHNMSDASQEDESNVHECMARAYYILSSWQRSKSVEFLVAELNSSLDASHGALDVSKQLQIYQCFSKLVDDNCTTYREFFTQRRYVALKCVHLLKTLGMHTISVARFEEADKMAMLKMLWQSHATNPKGLEVLALICIGYDIYVPQIWNGILKQMARLGLVGHLRALIDIVTAHRQLFGLEGYRMAWELLIKEPFRSANREQSLTEDALLARSLVMVQKCPISFRLNLIEIADVCVNVNRINMAAILLGFCDEEQRETLKKLITTIAVPNLHDQIRELEEFGLATTITKAVCRELLE
- the LOC126568222 gene encoding uncharacterized protein LOC126568222; translated protein: MANFNQMPNEILEQIFDNLDYRTRRNLSLVCRRWNAVLLSDRYITRHVSLLIDGQRTLVLHKHLFHRIYPNLTIKLDNAINGDAFKGLRLLPTIVPTPSTVKLHLAFPNDPRWVALCEEHQFINLRTVQTFHLTGSCRTEHPRKPLTLQMDQLLSLNLVCSGVQDLWLVAPKLSRLHLHVLSEEHLEFLLHFVQQLHTLSIVFDAKESFFFYHLKPTNLRELAIDRRQKGMTKSERNISIAFFKRLDQLQRLELRVKFIDSYVLHTIADSLKQLSELSLEVAEGTIELKHIASLTRLKRLRIVACRVNLQSVHLPALESLELGSAELPGTYLEGIEGLMAFHRMRTLTLMNVKVYPEMLQLTPTYSVERMVIAFYRRLEETHLLILVKRFPALRWLRVSHCHGVYQREMDKLKRMMPTLAVAFDEAKSDRI